Proteins from a single region of Rhodovibrio salinarum DSM 9154:
- a CDS encoding branched-chain amino acid ABC transporter permease yields MTAPSRGFARGTTVRLTGGYGALLAISIAAPLVFPAFTTQFAFLWVLVVIALCWNVMGGEMGYNSFGNIVFFGVGMYATSVVQVGLYADVAAYTAAKGGLELQLTASQYFIGLAAGMVAGALLSVVLAGVLGLGMLGLRGHYFAIGTLGLGIAAAELAAGWDWIGAGSGMVPPQFPGSFDRTQVFYYIAFVLTVATFFTLKRLRRGRFGLALNAIRDDEDKAEAMGLHTTRYKTVAWCVSAFFTAFAGGIVGNIVGFIDPRTVAFAGVTYGVWMVLMTVLGGKGTLWGPVVGAAVFHVTQELFWTYLLGWQRVALGLLIVLIVVFFPKGIVGYLRDKWPEKFGYTVDESAAVSTDPAQQGGSR; encoded by the coding sequence ATGACCGCGCCGTCGCGCGGCTTTGCCAGGGGCACGACAGTGCGCCTGACCGGCGGCTACGGCGCCCTGCTCGCCATTTCGATCGCTGCGCCGCTGGTGTTTCCGGCGTTCACGACCCAGTTCGCCTTCCTTTGGGTGCTCGTCGTCATCGCGCTGTGTTGGAACGTGATGGGCGGCGAGATGGGTTATAACTCGTTCGGTAACATCGTCTTCTTCGGCGTCGGCATGTATGCGACCTCGGTCGTGCAGGTCGGTCTCTACGCCGACGTCGCCGCCTATACCGCCGCCAAGGGAGGATTGGAGCTGCAGCTGACGGCGAGCCAGTACTTCATCGGTCTGGCCGCCGGCATGGTCGCAGGCGCGCTCCTCTCGGTCGTGCTCGCGGGCGTCCTGGGTCTCGGCATGCTGGGGCTCCGGGGGCACTATTTCGCCATCGGCACCTTGGGCCTTGGCATCGCGGCGGCGGAACTTGCGGCCGGTTGGGATTGGATCGGGGCGGGTTCCGGCATGGTGCCGCCGCAGTTCCCGGGCAGCTTCGACCGCACCCAGGTGTTCTACTACATCGCCTTCGTGCTTACGGTGGCGACCTTCTTCACGCTCAAGCGCCTGCGCCGCGGCCGGTTCGGTCTCGCCCTCAACGCGATCCGCGACGACGAGGACAAGGCGGAGGCGATGGGCCTGCACACCACCCGCTACAAGACGGTGGCCTGGTGCGTCAGCGCCTTCTTCACCGCCTTCGCCGGCGGCATCGTGGGCAACATCGTCGGCTTCATCGATCCCCGTACGGTCGCCTTCGCCGGCGTCACCTACGGCGTGTGGATGGTCCTGATGACCGTGCTCGGCGGCAAGGGCACGCTTTGGGGCCCGGTGGTGGGCGCGGCCGTCTTCCACGTCACCCAGGAACTGTTCTGGACCTACCTGCTCGGCTGGCAGCGGGTGGCGCTCGGCCTGCTGATCGTTCTGATCGTGGTGTTCTTCCCCAAAGGCATTGTCGGCTACCTCCGCGACAAGTGGCCGGAGAAATTCGGCTACACGGTCGACGAGAGCGCCGCCGTCAGCACGGATCCCGCCCAACAGGGAGGCAGCCGATGA
- a CDS encoding branched-chain amino acid ABC transporter permease → MDNLSLLLQAPPLALQLVIEGILLGGVFALAAYGMALVWGVMNIINIVQGEWVMLGGFVAFALSQWGLPTLLGIPVAAAVLFAIGWLAYQTIIFRVVDRDLFTSILATFGLSILFQQLMNQIFGSDVRTLESGLGSWYFFNSMVSISQTKVLGFVLAGVIAVVLTVFMRSSRMGQAIRATAQNPRAARILGIDTDRVYAFTYGLNAAVCGAAGAIVVMAFTIHPYQGLIYTVRSFTIVVVAGLGNLPGVIASSFGLGVAEQFAGFMLGAEYQNAFVFLLLVVILVVRNLRLQRKREVLR, encoded by the coding sequence ATGGATAACCTGTCCCTTCTGCTGCAGGCACCGCCGCTCGCTCTTCAACTGGTAATCGAAGGCATTCTGCTGGGCGGCGTGTTCGCACTCGCCGCTTACGGGATGGCGCTCGTCTGGGGCGTCATGAACATCATCAACATTGTACAGGGCGAATGGGTCATGCTGGGCGGCTTCGTCGCCTTCGCGCTTAGTCAGTGGGGCCTGCCCACCCTGCTCGGCATCCCTGTCGCCGCCGCCGTGCTGTTCGCGATCGGCTGGCTAGCCTATCAGACGATTATCTTCCGGGTTGTCGATCGTGACCTGTTCACCTCGATCCTGGCCACCTTCGGACTGTCGATCCTGTTTCAGCAGCTGATGAACCAGATCTTCGGCTCTGACGTGCGTACGCTCGAGAGCGGCCTGGGGAGCTGGTACTTCTTCAATTCGATGGTCTCGATCAGCCAGACCAAGGTGCTGGGCTTCGTGCTGGCGGGTGTGATCGCGGTGGTGCTGACGGTCTTCATGCGTTCCTCGCGCATGGGCCAGGCGATCCGCGCCACCGCCCAGAACCCACGGGCCGCACGCATCCTAGGGATCGACACCGATCGGGTGTATGCCTTTACCTACGGCCTGAACGCGGCCGTATGCGGCGCGGCCGGCGCGATCGTGGTGATGGCCTTCACCATCCACCCCTACCAGGGTCTGATCTATACGGTGCGCTCCTTCACCATCGTGGTGGTCGCCGGTCTAGGGAATCTGCCGGGGGTGATCGCGTCCTCCTTCGGCCTCGGCGTGGCCGAGCAGTTCGCCGGTTTCATGTTGGGCGCGGAATACCAGAACGCGTTCGTGTTCTTGCTGCTGGTGGTGATTTTGGTGGTGCGCAACCTGCGTCTGCAGCGCAAGCGGGAGGTGCTGAGATGA
- a CDS encoding amino acid ABC transporter substrate-binding protein, whose amino-acid sequence MTAFRKLTVGLAGLAACAITAPVSAADDAQFDGTITLGAAISLTGKYSTNGGHTKNGYDMAVDRINSMGGVEVGDKTYKLEVTYYDDESTPARGAQLAERLIQQDGVKFVLGPYSSGMTKAIAPVTEQYGVPMVEANGASRSLFTQGYEYLFAVLSTSEQYLASAVQLRAELAEKDGMDPSEMTIAGVFENDPFSQDIRAGVIADAEEHGMELVVDDKLPPEINDMSSTLIKVKAKSPDMMVVSGHSKGAALAIRQMSEMRVDVPMLAMTHCDSAQIIQKFGDKAEYTLCASQWAPSLTYSDDYFGSASDFAADFEARYDYAPPYQSAESAAAVLVYKDAFERAGSLDKKAVRDALQATDLMTFYGPVNFDDTGKNTAKPMVLYQVQDGEYKVVAPTEYASAEVRYPMPKWSER is encoded by the coding sequence TGCCGCGATTTCCCTCACCGGCAAGTACTCCACGAACGGTGGGCACACCAAGAACGGCTACGACATGGCCGTCGACCGCATCAATTCGATGGGCGGCGTCGAAGTCGGCGACAAGACCTATAAGCTTGAGGTCACTTACTACGACGACGAGTCCACGCCGGCACGTGGCGCACAGCTCGCCGAGCGGCTGATCCAGCAGGACGGCGTGAAGTTCGTCCTGGGCCCCTACTCGTCCGGTATGACCAAGGCGATCGCCCCGGTCACCGAGCAGTACGGCGTGCCGATGGTGGAAGCGAACGGCGCTTCCCGTTCGCTGTTCACACAGGGGTACGAGTACCTGTTCGCCGTGCTGTCGACCAGCGAGCAGTATCTCGCGAGCGCGGTTCAGCTGCGCGCGGAACTGGCGGAGAAGGACGGCATGGACCCGTCCGAGATGACCATCGCCGGTGTTTTCGAAAACGACCCCTTCAGCCAGGATATCCGCGCCGGCGTGATTGCCGACGCCGAAGAGCACGGCATGGAACTGGTGGTCGACGACAAGCTGCCGCCGGAGATCAACGACATGTCCTCGACGCTGATCAAAGTGAAGGCGAAGAGCCCGGACATGATGGTCGTCTCCGGCCACTCCAAGGGCGCGGCCCTGGCGATCCGGCAGATGTCCGAAATGCGCGTCGACGTACCGATGCTGGCGATGACCCACTGCGACAGCGCGCAGATCATCCAGAAGTTCGGCGACAAGGCTGAATACACGCTGTGCGCCAGCCAGTGGGCGCCGTCGCTGACCTACAGCGACGATTATTTCGGTTCGGCCAGCGATTTCGCAGCGGACTTCGAGGCGCGTTATGACTATGCGCCGCCGTATCAGTCGGCGGAATCCGCAGCGGCCGTGCTGGTCTACAAGGACGCCTTCGAGCGGGCGGGCAGCCTGGACAAGAAGGCGGTGCGTGACGCCCTGCAGGCGACCGATCTGATGACCTTCTACGGCCCGGTGAACTTCGACGACACCGGCAAGAACACCGCCAAGCCGATGGTGCTCTACCAGGTTCAGGACGGCGAATATAAGGTCGTTGCTCCGACCGAGTATGCCAGCGCCGAGGTGCGTTACCCGATGCCGAAGTGGTCCGAGCGTTAA